Genomic DNA from Longimicrobiaceae bacterium:
CGGGCCGATACTGCCTGGCCCGCCTCCGTCCGGGGTCTCCCCGCCCGCGGCGGGAGCCTCGCGTGCTCCGTGCACGCCGCCACATCACGCCGCGCGAGTCTCCCGCCGCACATCGCTTTTCGGGTACGACGAACATCGATATCAGGCTGTCACAGCGGGACGCACGTGGGGATAGGGTCCCCACGAGTGGCTCACCTGTCGCTCATGGTTTCCGCGTCCGTTGACGGACTCGCGATGAGGAAGGGGTCCGGGACGACATCGCCCCGGACCCCTTCGCGTTCCCGCATCACCAGACCGTGCGGCGTTACTTCACGCCGTGGCAGGGCTGGCCTTCCCAGACCTTCTTCCAGCGCCCCCCGGAATCGGCGGAGACGGCCTCGTACCAGGGCTGGTCCGGGCCGAAGACCTGCACGAGCACGTCGGTGCCGCCGCGGCCGTTCCAGTTCAGGTAATCCACCAGGTGCGGTGCGGCCTTGCCGCCCTTGCGGTAGTCGCGCGCCTCGGAGTAGAAGGGCGTGTAGCCGGTGCGCTGCTCGTAGCTCGCCATGTAGAACACGCTCCACCCCTCGGGGTCGCCGGGGCCCACGGCAAGCTGGTCGCCCACCAGGTACGTGGCCGCCATCTCCGGGCTGCCCGCGCCCTGCACCTCGATGGCCTGCACGTCCCGCTGCGCGCCGGGCCACGACCGCGGGCGCTGGAGACCGCCGTTCAGCACCAGCCGCTCGGCGATGATGGAGGCGAAGGTGGTCATGCTGCCGTTGATGGCCGGCGGCGCGTACTCGGTGCTCACCGGCGGCGCCAGGCCCTTGCGGAAGGCCAGGAACTCGCGCACGTCCGCCGCGGCGGCGACGGCGGTCGCGGTGCCCGTGGCGGTGGGGACGCCGCATGCCGTGGCCGGGCCGTTGCCCTGCACGCTCACGGTGCCCACCGGCGCGCCGCGGCGGAAGAGCTGCAGCTCCGCGCCGGGCGCCATCACCGCGTCGCGGAAGCGCGACTCGTACGCGGCGGCGGCCACGCCGGCCGGGCGCCGCAGCGTGCGCAACGAGTCGCCGCTGACCTCCGCCACGGGCACGATGCGCACGCCGTTCCCCTCGCGCGTGACGTGGAAGAGCACGCTGCCGCGGGGCAGGCCCAGGTCCGCGAACGTCTGCGCGTCCGGGGTCACCACGGGGCCGCCGGTGGCGGGCGGAGGGGGCACCAGCTCCACGTTGGCGCCGCCCCATCGGACGTTGTCGCAGGCGGAGAGAGCGGTTAGAATCAGGAGCGACGACGTGCTGCGTACGGTGCGTTTGGAGACGCGCATGGACGATCTCTATTGGTGACGGGCCGGGCTGTCGTCCGGCCCGGTCTGTTCCGGGGTGCGGAAGGCGGTTCGTGCCGCTCCGCGCCCCGCGTCCCAGCAAGGAACCGGCCAGCGGACACGCGCCGACAAGGTAAGGATTCACCGCGATGCCTGCCAGATGATGGACCACGCCGAGTTCCGCCGCGTCATGGGGCACTTCGCCACCGGCGTGGCCGTGGTGACCACCACGCGCGGCGGCGGCAGCCCCGTGGGCCTCACCGTCAGCGCCGTCTCGTCCGTCTCGCTGCAGCCCACGATGGTGCTGGTGTGCGTGGAGAAGGGCGCCGATTCGCACGACGCCATCGGCGCCGCGGGGTGCTTCGCGGTGAGCTTCCTGGAAGAGGGCACGGGCGAGGCGCTCGCCCGCCGCTTCTCCGGCAAGACGGGCGGCGCCAAGTTCGACGGCGTCGAGTGGCG
This window encodes:
- a CDS encoding flavin reductase family protein yields the protein MMDHAEFRRVMGHFATGVAVVTTTRGGGSPVGLTVSAVSSVSLQPTMVLVCVEKGADSHDAIGAAGCFAVSFLEEGTGEALARRFSGKTGGAKFDGVEWRPETTGSPVLDDALAWVDCRLSQALPGGDHTIFLGEVVAGHAHEGSPLVYYRGGYGRLAP